The Helicoverpa armigera isolate CAAS_96S chromosome 5, ASM3070526v1, whole genome shotgun sequence sequence TTGAATATAAAGGAATGactccattatttatttactatgcTGATGCAATAACTAGAACACAATTTGACGAAATCTGGATGCATCAAAATGAGAAGATGTACAAATTTTATCGAACagttaatttattagtaaaaaaaataaataataaagcctACTTTTGGGATTTTATGATAGAGTTGCATCATGCTAAAGCAATTACTCGTTAACAGTTAAGAAAATTGCAATGTACTTACTGTACGTCAGCCGTATGGTCCAAATCTGAAATAGTAGAttgaattcattaattttaaaacgaaaaagatattataaaaacgtatttttaataaagtttacgACGGCATgaatacaagacttacactcgTATTTAACGGGAGGAACCAGGAAATCATCCTCGGTCAATCCTCCTAGTTCTTCATCCATTTTTCGAATATATGGTGGTTTTAgagttgataaaaataaattgttatctcAAGTTAATGCAATTTTCATTGAATCATCactgattgaaaaatatttatttatcaaactgACTTGACATGCGCTTCTTGACGTTTATTATGACACATATGACAGAAGATACCAAAGACAGAGGTGGCCCCAGATGGCACAGAATCAATAAATAAGAGGGAGTCGATGCTCGATATCGGTCTCTGTAGTTATCGACAGTATTTTGGAAAGAAGTCTCCATCCTATTGACTGCTTGTGTGAAGATTCGTCTCTAGCTAGACGATCATACTAAAACTGGGTACTAAAATATAACTCGCAGTCACAGAAACTCCTTTTTGTCCTCTCACGTCACTGGCTGGATAAgtgaaaattattactttttgtcTGTGCACTGTTTGCTGCTGTCAAAGTCAAACAAATAATTCGAATGTTGcgatattcatttattttggtCACCGACTTTGATTAGTTTTGTagaaatagtttaattttatttagtttttatattacattccTCGTCTATATTGTAAAATGGACCCCATATCAATTTTACAAAGCAGAATTGAGCAATTGGAAGCCAAACTTGGATTGGCAGCAAATGCTCCTCTTGATGGGCAGCAAGGCGACACAGCTACCGCAAACCTCCTAAATACTGCTCAAGCCATCAACAATGCCACCGCAGGACACGAGAAGCTCTCTGAAGCCATGCATATGGCCTCCGAACTGAACAACTACACTGACCCAAATTTCGTTGAAAATGTAAGACAACTTAAAATTTAGACCTTACTTTCTTGTTATGCTAATGTGAAATGACTCACCGATTGAATATTGCTGATAGTGTCACTGAACACAACAAACTTTGCCAgaagacaacccactgacctttctttcttttctgtgCCTTTAGATTAATAGGGTAAATACTGTCCATTATAAGTCAATATTTTCTCAGCCATTGTTATAGCTATACATTAAAGTagcattttcttaaaacaagtaTGTAATagaattatgtttatttcagATGCAGCAGAATGAAATGCATATGCATCAAGTTGCTGCTGCGGAGCCTGTCCTCAAGCACCACTGTCATTGCATGCACCGCTGCAAGCAGGTAACATTATAGGAGTTTAATATCTCTGATCTTACTGACTACTTCTGACTCTGATCTTAACTTTCTTGCGTTTATTGTGTTAGCTTCACTTACATTGTAAAACTTTCTAACGGATAATAAGTAATGTAAGAAAACTATTATGAACACATACTTTTTTGAAAAGTGTCTATGAAGTTTCTTGAtagttc is a genomic window containing:
- the LOC110369852 gene encoding uncharacterized protein LOC110369852, with the protein product MDPISILQSRIEQLEAKLGLAANAPLDGQQGDTATANLLNTAQAINNATAGHEKLSEAMHMASELNNYTDPNFVENMQQNEMHMHQVAAAEPVLKHHCHCMHRCKQAASVLESEPIQHAAQMQEVVNNMQAAAAEVKVEADAVSQGVQELAETCGAAASDASEQLANVAQKVEQAEQKLFPRRRNGLD